The nucleotide window AACAGGCTTTGAAAAAAGAGGGCGCATTTTAAAAATGCTTAATAAATTAAAGCAGCTATGTAATCACCCTGCACTTTATTTAAAGGAGCCTTTTGATGATGCGGAGACGATGTTAAGCCGTTCTGTGAAGCTAAGACGTATTGTCGATTTAACGGCTGAAATCGTTCATAACGGAGAGCAATGTTTAATTTTCACGCAATATATTGGCATGGGCAATATTTTACAGCATTGCTTTGCTGAGCTGTACGATATTGATGTACCGTTTTTAACAGGTAGCATGCCAAAGCAACAGCGCGATCGCTTAGTAGAGGCATTTCAAGCTGGGGCATTTCCAATTTTTATTTTGTCCTTAAAAGCTGGGGGAACAGGGTTAAATTTAACAGCTGCAAACCATGTATTGCATGCGGATCGCTGGTGGAATCCTGCAGTGGAAAACCAAGCAACAGATCGCGCATATCGAATCGGACAAACACAATTTGTACAGGTCCATAAATTTATAACAATTGGTACAATTGAAGAAAAAATTGATAAAATGCTCACGATAAAATCAGCTTTGTCAGAGGAGCTTATCCAATCAAGTAAATGGATTACTGAGCTGCAAGATGATGAGCTACGCGAGCTTTTTGCGCTTGATTTAGTAAAATAAAACGAAAGCGTCCTATCTTTGCGCCAAAAGATAGGACGCTTTTAGGTTCTCTGTTATTCAGTTGTATTTTTTAATTGTGCTCCTGCGGTTACTCGTCGCAGAAAAGATTATTATGCGATTAAGAGGTAGGTTTTCGCACTCCTTTCTAATTGTTTTAAGATAGAGGTTAGTTAGTTTTGTGGAAGTTCTTTTTACAGATTAGTTGACAGTGTATCTTCAGGTAAAACAAAGTGTTCCATGACGTGCTGCATTTCATCGCTGGACTCCTCAGGTGGATTGTTTGCAGGCACGCTCTGTTTCAGTGCATAAAATCGGACGCTTTCTGCTAAAACATCCATCGCAAAAACACGGTTATTTTCTTTGTTCACATAGGAGCGTGTATGTAAGCGCCCGTTTATCCCAATTAAAGAACCTTTCCCGCAATATTTCGCAATATGTTCTGCTAGCCTTCCCCATGCGACACACAAAACATAATCTGCATCTACACTGCCCTCGCTATTGCGGTAATTGCGATTAATGGCTAATACGAAGCTCGTTTGTACTTTCGTATCAGATAATTGCCTTAGCTGTGGATTTTTTGTTAAACGTCCAACAAGTCCGATTTGATTCATTTATTCACCTCCTTCGTTAGCACTACTATACATGATGATGATTTTATTTGGCAAAATCTGAAAAATCATATTTGCTAACATTTTAGGGGGTTAAATTTTAAATTTCGACATTGCAAAAATTTATTTTGATCTATTTTAGCTTGCTAATACATTGCTCTGACAAGCGATAGCCGCAATATATCGAAAAATTAAGTTTCGCATTTTTTGTATGCTATACTAAAAGTAGATTCATTTCCAGAACAAATATTGAGGCTTTAACTATTATGAAGGGAGGCTGCTCGTTTGAAGACATTTAAACTAATGGCATTTCATTTATTAAATGAAGAGGCTATTCAGCCCATTCACATTATTGATGGCTTGACAATTAACTTAGAGGATAGCCATCAAACTTGGGTGCTTGAGCTGTTTATTCCAAATGAGTACTATTCAATTTTTAAAACGTTAGAGGACAATCAAACTGTATTTGACGCACATGCTGTTATTTCCTTTCCAGATAATGAACCCGCACCATTTTCTTTAATAGTTAGTGCCATTACCGAAATCGGTGATCGCTTATCCGTATTATTAAAAGGCTCGATTAAAGCCCGACGCCAAAAATATGCAGAGCAATTATTGCAGCAGCTATTAGAGGAAGGTTTATCGAATGATGAGCTATTGCAGCGTTTCCAGCATGATATGAAGGAGCGCCCAAAGTTAAATAAACAGCAATAGTCACAATTGACACTTTGATTAATTGAAAGAGTTGTCTGAAAGGCGTGTAGCTAATGCACATTTTTCAGGCAACGATATGCTTTCAGACAAAATAATTTTTTGTTCTAGAAATCGGGGCATTTGTTTGTGATTTCTCGGGTTATTTGCGACTTCTCCGATTTATTGGCGGCTTCCCAGATTTATTTGCGACTTCTCGAATTTATTTGCGACTTCCCAGACTTATTTGCGACTTCTCGGATTTATTTGTGATTTCTCGAATTTATTTGCGACTTCTCGAATTTATTTGCGACTTCCCGGATTTATTTGCGGATTCCACGATTTATTTGCGACTTCTCAAATTTATTGGCGGCTTCTCGGATTTATTTGCGACTTCCCGGATTTATTTGCGGCTTCTCAAACTTATTTGCGACTTCTCAAATTTATTGGCGGCTTCTCGGATTTATTTGTGACTTCTCGAATTTATTTGCGACTTCCCAGATTTATTTGCGGATTCTCCGATTTATTTGTGACTTCTCGAATTTATTTGCGGATTCTCCGATTTATTTGCGACTTCTAGGATTTATTTGCGACTCCCCAGACTTATTTGCGATTTCTCAAATTTATTTGCGACTCCCCAGACTTATTTGCGATTTCTCAAATTTATTTGCGACTTCCCGGATTTATTTGCGGATTCTCCGATTTATTTGTGACTTCTCGAATTTATTTGCGGATTCTCCGATTTATTTGCGACTTCTAGGATTTATTTGCGACTCCCCAGACTTATTTGCGATTTCTCAAATTTATTTGCGACTCCCCAGACTTATTTGCGATTTCTCAAATTTATTTGCGACTTCCCAGATTTATTTGCGGATTCTCCGATTTATTTGTGACTTCTCGGATTTATTTGCGACTTCCCAGACTTATTTGCGATTTCTCAGGTTTATTTGCGACTTCCCACATTTATTTGCGACTTTCCCCGCTTTATTAACTTAATAATACCCATTAGAAAAAACCAAAAGCGCTGTGAAGCACTTTTGGTTTTTCTTTAGCGGTTATCTACATTGTTGCGATCACGCATATCTGCTGGGTCCTCGATAATGTCTTCTTCGTTGACACGACGTTCAATTACGCGGCCATCGTTATCGACACCATCGTTAGGGGCAACGCGATCCACCTCGGCACCATTTCGTTCATCACGTAGGGCTGGAGGCACTGTGCTGTTAGGGGCACTATTGATTTCGTTATTGTAGCGTGGTGTATAGTTATCATCGATAACATCATCCACCCCTCGACGAATTTCCTTTGCTGGGGTATCGTCATTCATCGCATTACGGTCCCCTGCGTTACAGCCAGCTAAAAAAGATGTAGCAAGTAATGCTGCTGCTAAAAAGCCTTTCCACATAAAAATTCCCTCCTTTCCATGGACTCAATATGATCAATACTTGATCATTCATTAGAGTGCCCTGGAACGAAGGGAACTATCCGAACATTTTATAGATCTATTTCAATTTTTCTTTTAACAATTGCTCAACATATGCGGCTTCTGCCTTACAGCCATATTTGTAATTTGTGCCTAATTTTTTTTGCAGTTTTTCAATGGAGTCAATTTGCTTCTTTGTCGGCGCTTCATCTAAAATTTTCGCCATCACTTCATCCACTTTTTTTGCTATTTCATTATGAAATTCTTCACTCACTAATACTTCGTGAGGTACTTTATCAAACCAAGCTGCATTTTCTGTGAAGTATTGTTGCCAGCTTGCCATAAAGTCTTCCATTGAAAATTTATCTTCATCCCAACCAATACTCGCTAAATAAAGCTCAAATGATGTGGAAATTGATCGTGTAATACTTATCTTTACACCTGAAGACAGTTCTTTATACATAAAAATTTAAACCTCCTACGTTTAAAAAGCCAACCCCTCAAAACTCAACTTATATATCTTATAATTTTTTCTTCATAAATGCAAATAGCACTAAAATATGTGAAAAAATTGTCTATACAACCATTGTTACTTAGACAAAGCCATCATTTTGGTTGCTCTGGACCAATTGCAAATAAAATATCCGTTTCACATACTAGCTCGCCATCGACAGTTGCAACAGCGTGTCCTTTACCCATTTGACCGCGTAGCTTGACAAACTCTACTTCCATTTTCAATTGATCACCTGGCACTACTTGACGTTTGAAGCGACAATTATCAACGCCTGTTAAAAAGACAATGCGGCCTTTAAAATCATCTGAGCTTAGCAGCGCTACGCCACCTACTTGTGCGAGAGCCTCAACAATAAGAACGCCTGGCATTACTGGATAGCCCGGAAAATGACCATTAAAGAAATCCTCATTAATCGTTACATTTTTAATGCCTACTGCGCGTTTGCCTACTTCAATTTCTAAAACGCGATCAACTAATAAAAATGGGTAACGATGTGGTAAAATCGCTTGAATTTGTTCTGCATTTAACATAAAAATTCCTCCACTCATGTTCACTATTATGTATATTGTGCTCATTTAGTGAGATGGAGCTGTCTTTTAAGACAACTCCAAACTAGAGCATTTATTCTTTTCCTTCAATAATATCAAATATATGTTGCCAAGTGCTCCATTTTAATGCATCGCTCGGTTCTCCGCTTCCAAGAAAGCCGTAGCCAAACATCACGCCACCTGCTGCTGCACAAAGCAATAAAGCTAAGACAAGTACAATTCGCAACCAAATAGGAATTAAGCGTATTTGTACCCAGCGCGCTCTTCTCGCTCTTTCACTTGGCTCTGTTTCCTCGTTACGTCTGCTTCTCTTTTTAGGAGCTACATCTTGTTCATTGAATTCGTTCGTCATTTCTTATACTCCTCATGCTTATCGAATACCATTAATGAGCCCCAGCATTTGATCTGCAAGTGTTACTGCACGTGAATTAAATTGATATGAGCGCTGTGTCGCAATTAAATCTGTCATTTCTTTTGACATATCTACATTCGACATTTCTAATTTTTGATTGCTCAAGCCAATGTCTCCACGATTTGCTCCTTGTAAATCAGTCAAAATATCCGCTTGTGTATAACCGAGCCCTGCTAAATCTGTAGGTAGACCAATATATGTGCCACTTACATGCTCCATCACCTGAGGCTTTTGTAATTCTGATACAGCTAAATCTACTGCTATTACATCACCATCTGGATATTCTATATTTAAACGACCATTCGGTGATAGCGTAAAGCCTGTTGCGAAATCAGGGAAATAAATCGCCTCACCGTCACTATCTGCTACAGGATGTCCATCGCCATTGACAAGCATCATTTGTCCATTGCCCATCGGTGATACGTAAAAATCACCTTGACGTGTATATACTGTACGCTGCCCGTCACCATCAGGCATTAAAATGTTAAAATATTGGTTTTCTTTCGTAAACGCAAAATCAAGGTCGCGGTCTGTTTGCTGCAATGAGCCTTGCTTTTGATTTGCTTGAATTAATGATACATGTGCCCCAACACCATATCGAATGCCTACAGGTGATTGGCGCAATGTTTTATCTAATTTATCGTTATTATACTGCTGGTAAAGTAGCTCTGAAAATTGTGCATCCTTTGTTTTATAGCCATGCGTATTACTGTTTGCAAGGTTATCGCTAATTGTATCTAGCTTTGTTTGTAGCTGTGTTAATGTATTTGTTGCTGTCACCATTGTACGTAGCATACAATCACCCCTCCGTTACACTTTTCCAATTTCATTTACTGCTTTTTCCATACTGCGATCATATGCCTGTAAAACCTTTTGGTTTGCCTCGAACGCACGATATGCTGTTAATAAATCTGTCATTGAACGTGCTGAATCGACGTTAGATGCTTCTAAATTTTTGTGACTTGTTGTAAAAGTAACGCCTGCTTGTCCGTATGCTGACGGTAATATACCTTCATCAAGCATGCGATATAAGCCGTTATCCTGCTTCATTAAAACATCTGGATTTGCTGAGAACGCCACACCAATTGTTGCAACCTGTGCACCATTTTCATCTATAATTGCACCATTGCTTGTAATCGTTATATTATCATTTGCTAGCTGAATAGGTTGACCTGCTTCAGATAATACATAAAGACCTTGCCCATTCACTAGATTACCTTGTCCATCTAAAGTGAAGTTCCCGTTACGTGTGTAAGCTTCTCCGCCTTCTGGATGCTGTAATCGGAAATAAATTGCTCCTTGATTGCCAGATGCTTCATCGATTGGCAACGTAACATCTACTAATGCTACATCTGTTGGCATACCTGTTTGCAATAATGAGCCTTGTGCATTGTTCGCAATTGTTTCTTGTAAGTATACTCCTGTTGTCAGTGCACCGATTGGCTTCAGCTGCTTTAAAGCTAACCCTTTTTCCGTTGGTATGTTTGTTGCGCCTTTTGCTGAAAGCAACATATCTGGAAATGAGCGAATTGTTGATTGATCTGCTTTGAAGCCTGGCGTATTTGCATTTGCCATATTGTTTGTCAATATTTCTGTGCGGCGTTGCTGTGCAAGCATGCCTGAAGCTACTGTGTAAAAACCTTTAAACATAAAGCATACCTCATTTGCTAGTTATTTTCATTGCGTAAAACATGCTCCCTCTCACTTACGAAGGTCGAATTAGTCTGCTGAAGTTCCTGCCGAACGGTCAATATTATTTAACATAATACCTGTACCGATTGCTACACAATCCATCGGGTTTTCCGCTATAAATACAGGTACTTTTAATTCTTCAATTAACAATTGGTCAATCCCATGTAAAAGCGCGCCTCCGCCCGTTAAAATAACACCGCGATCAATAATATCTGCTGATAGCTCTGGTGGCGTTTTTTCTAATACATTTTTCGCTGATTGTACAATCATTGATACAGATTCATGCAGCGCTCTTTCTATTTCAGACGAATGAATTGTAATTGTTTGCGGCAAACCTGTTACCATATCGCGTCCGCGAATTTCCATTGATTCGTTGCGATTGTTCGGAAATACTGTGCCGATTGTCATTTTGACAGCCTCTGCTGTACGTTCTCCAATTAATAGCTTATATTCCTTTTTTATGTATTGCAAAATATCATTATCAAATACATCGCCTGCTACTTTAATCGATTCGCTTGTTACGATGTCTCCCATTGATAATACAGCAATATCTGTCGTACCACCACCGATGTCAACGACCATGTTGCCGCTTGGTTGGAAAATATCCATACCTGCGCCGATTGCTGCCACTTTTGGCTCTTCTTCTAAATATACTTTTTTGCCACCTGATTTTTCAGCTGCCTCACGAATTGCTTTTTGCTCTACACTTGTAATATTTGTAGGACAGCAAATTAAAATACGTGGCTTCGATAAAAACCCTCGTACATTTAATTTATTAATGAAATGTCGTAGCATTGCCTCTGTCACGTCAAAATCTGCAATTACCCCGTCCTTTAAAGGGCGAATTGCTACAATATTACCTGGCGTTCGTCCAACCATTTGTCTCGCCTCTTCACCGACTGCTAAAACTTTTCCCGTTTTTTTATCCATCGCTACAACAGAAGGCTCATTTAACACAATTCCTTTGCCTTTTACATGGATTAAAACATTTGCCGTCCCTAAATCAATCCCAATATCCTTTGAAAACATTCCTGTAGTTTCTCCTTCCACCACTTCAAGTCTTGACGTACATTTTTAGTTTAAAAGGCTGTGAATATCCGCTTTTTCACAAGTCCTTATTATACATTTAGTTATCTAGATTATTTTATCACAATGAACAATGAATTACACCCTCTTTTATAGTAAGATATTCCCTAAATATGTAATATCAATTACACCTCGGCTAACT belongs to Lysinibacillus louembei and includes:
- a CDS encoding single-stranded DNA-binding protein, translating into MNQIGLVGRLTKNPQLRQLSDTKVQTSFVLAINRNYRNSEGSVDADYVLCVAWGRLAEHIAKYCGKGSLIGINGRLHTRSYVNKENNRVFAMDVLAESVRFYALKQSVPANNPPEESSDEMQHVMEHFVLPEDTLSTNL
- a CDS encoding YwpF family protein, which encodes MKTFKLMAFHLLNEEAIQPIHIIDGLTINLEDSHQTWVLELFIPNEYYSIFKTLEDNQTVFDAHAVISFPDNEPAPFSLIVSAITEIGDRLSVLLKGSIKARRQKYAEQLLQQLLEEGLSNDELLQRFQHDMKERPKLNKQQ
- the fabZ gene encoding 3-hydroxyacyl-ACP dehydratase FabZ, producing MLNAEQIQAILPHRYPFLLVDRVLEIEVGKRAVGIKNVTINEDFFNGHFPGYPVMPGVLIVEALAQVGGVALLSSDDFKGRIVFLTGVDNCRFKRQVVPGDQLKMEVEFVKLRGQMGKGHAVATVDGELVCETDILFAIGPEQPK
- a CDS encoding DNA-directed RNA polymerase subunit beta — protein: MTNEFNEQDVAPKKRSRRNEETEPSERARRARWVQIRLIPIWLRIVLVLALLLCAAAGGVMFGYGFLGSGEPSDALKWSTWQHIFDIIEGKE
- a CDS encoding flagellar hook-basal body protein — protein: MLRTMVTATNTLTQLQTKLDTISDNLANSNTHGYKTKDAQFSELLYQQYNNDKLDKTLRQSPVGIRYGVGAHVSLIQANQKQGSLQQTDRDLDFAFTKENQYFNILMPDGDGQRTVYTRQGDFYVSPMGNGQMMLVNGDGHPVADSDGEAIYFPDFATGFTLSPNGRLNIEYPDGDVIAVDLAVSELQKPQVMEHVSGTYIGLPTDLAGLGYTQADILTDLQGANRGDIGLSNQKLEMSNVDMSKEMTDLIATQRSYQFNSRAVTLADQMLGLINGIR
- a CDS encoding flagellar hook-basal body protein, whose amino-acid sequence is MFKGFYTVASGMLAQQRRTEILTNNMANANTPGFKADQSTIRSFPDMLLSAKGATNIPTEKGLALKQLKPIGALTTGVYLQETIANNAQGSLLQTGMPTDVALVDVTLPIDEASGNQGAIYFRLQHPEGGEAYTRNGNFTLDGQGNLVNGQGLYVLSEAGQPIQLANDNITITSNGAIIDENGAQVATIGVAFSANPDVLMKQDNGLYRMLDEGILPSAYGQAGVTFTTSHKNLEASNVDSARSMTDLLTAYRAFEANQKVLQAYDRSMEKAVNEIGKV
- the mreB gene encoding rod shape-determining protein, with product MFSKDIGIDLGTANVLIHVKGKGIVLNEPSVVAMDKKTGKVLAVGEEARQMVGRTPGNIVAIRPLKDGVIADFDVTEAMLRHFINKLNVRGFLSKPRILICCPTNITSVEQKAIREAAEKSGGKKVYLEEEPKVAAIGAGMDIFQPSGNMVVDIGGGTTDIAVLSMGDIVTSESIKVAGDVFDNDILQYIKKEYKLLIGERTAEAVKMTIGTVFPNNRNESMEIRGRDMVTGLPQTITIHSSEIERALHESVSMIVQSAKNVLEKTPPELSADIIDRGVILTGGGALLHGIDQLLIEELKVPVFIAENPMDCVAIGTGIMLNNIDRSAGTSAD